A genome region from Geminicoccus roseus DSM 18922 includes the following:
- a CDS encoding sugar ABC transporter ATP-binding protein has protein sequence MIVRDPLLSMRGIDKSFGHVPALIDASLEVEAGEVMALIGQNGAGKSTMIKVLNGYFPKDAGEITFAGQPWSVTSPQMAQQGGISTIFQEINLIPLRSVTENIYLGREFKKWGGLLDWKRMHEGASALLRQFDIQVDVRRPLHEFSTAVQQMVAIARAVSCEAKLVIMDEATSSLDEHEVAILFQTIRQLKAQGVAVVFVSHKLDELYEICDRVTVMRDGRTVAVSPMTEMTKLELVATMLGRDLAEVTKRGATAFAGGAHAIGGELLDADGLAAGHRVRNVSLSIRQGEIVGLAGLLGSGRTETARAIFGADHPDEGIIRYQGSAVRFSEPIDAIKAGLGFCSEDRKHEGIIPAMSVRENLTLALLPSLSRSGIVDEARQRQVVDRFIKEIGIKCASPEQPIRELSGGNQQKVLLARWLCMNPKLLILDEPTRGIDVGAKAEIQRLIRKLAEEGLGVLMISSELEEIVEGADRVFVLRDGRNVAQLDKDAISEPALMDAMAHGHGDHP, from the coding sequence ATGATCGTCCGGGATCCCCTCCTGTCCATGCGCGGGATCGACAAGAGTTTCGGCCATGTCCCGGCGCTCATCGATGCCTCGCTCGAGGTCGAGGCGGGCGAGGTGATGGCCCTGATCGGTCAGAACGGCGCCGGCAAGTCGACGATGATCAAGGTGCTGAACGGCTACTTTCCCAAGGATGCCGGCGAGATCACATTTGCCGGACAGCCCTGGTCGGTGACCTCCCCGCAGATGGCGCAGCAGGGCGGCATCAGCACGATCTTCCAGGAGATCAACCTCATTCCGCTGCGCTCGGTGACCGAGAACATCTATCTCGGCCGTGAGTTCAAGAAATGGGGCGGCCTGCTCGACTGGAAGCGGATGCACGAAGGCGCCAGCGCCCTGCTCCGGCAGTTCGACATCCAGGTCGACGTCCGCCGGCCGCTCCACGAGTTCAGCACCGCCGTCCAGCAGATGGTGGCGATCGCCCGCGCCGTCTCCTGCGAAGCCAAGCTGGTGATCATGGACGAGGCGACCTCCTCCCTGGACGAGCACGAGGTCGCGATCCTGTTTCAGACCATCCGCCAGTTGAAGGCCCAAGGCGTCGCCGTCGTCTTCGTCAGCCACAAGCTCGACGAGCTCTACGAAATCTGCGACCGGGTCACCGTAATGCGCGACGGCCGCACGGTGGCGGTTTCGCCCATGACCGAGATGACCAAGCTTGAGCTCGTCGCAACGATGCTGGGGCGCGACCTCGCCGAGGTCACCAAGCGAGGCGCAACGGCCTTCGCAGGCGGCGCCCACGCGATCGGCGGCGAGTTGCTCGATGCCGATGGCCTCGCTGCCGGCCACCGGGTGCGCAACGTCAGCCTCTCCATCCGCCAGGGCGAGATCGTCGGTCTGGCCGGGCTCCTTGGTTCCGGCCGCACCGAGACGGCCCGGGCCATCTTCGGCGCCGATCATCCCGATGAAGGCATTATCCGCTATCAGGGCAGCGCCGTCCGCTTCAGCGAGCCGATCGACGCGATCAAGGCAGGCCTCGGCTTCTGCTCCGAGGACCGCAAGCACGAGGGCATCATCCCCGCGATGTCGGTCCGGGAGAACCTGACCCTAGCCCTCCTGCCCTCCCTCTCGCGATCGGGCATCGTCGACGAGGCGCGCCAGCGCCAGGTCGTCGACCGCTTCATCAAGGAGATCGGGATCAAGTGCGCCAGTCCCGAGCAGCCGATCCGCGAGCTGTCAGGCGGCAACCAGCAGAAGGTGCTCCTGGCCCGCTGGCTGTGCATGAACCCGAAGCTGCTGATCCTGGACGAACCGACCCGCGGCATCGACGTGGGCGCCAAGGCGGAGATCCAGCGCCTGATCCGCAAGCTGGCCGAGGAAGGGCTGGGCGTCCTGATGATCTCCTCCGAACTGGAGGAGATCGTCGAGGGCGCCGACCGGGTGTTCGTTCTGCGTGACGGAAGAAACGTGGCGCAGCTCGACAAGGACGCGATCAGCGAGCCGGCGCTGATGGATGCCATGGCGCACGGACACGGAGATCATCCATGA
- a CDS encoding ABC transporter substrate-binding protein translates to MFTRRSLLSTTAGGITLVTLGSQALAALPKLKQKDTYKVGFAQTESNNPWRLAQTKSMRDEAAKRGWQLVYTDAAGSAAKQVADVRSMIAQRVDVILLAPREEKPLIPAVMEAKRAGIPLFLIDRNVDANLAKAGEDYVAFIGSDFVKEGQQAAEILTKAMNGEAKIIELQGTIGSSPANDRMKGFADYIKDHPGMQIIASQSGDFARDKGRQVFETLYQAHPDATALYSHNDEMTMGAIAAMEAAGKVAGKDLIIASIDGTKDATQALMDGKIEVVVECNPNFGPKAFESIEKYGKGEEIPTWVVNVDRVFTQENAAEYLPEAY, encoded by the coding sequence ATGTTCACGCGACGCTCGCTCCTGTCGACCACGGCAGGCGGCATCACCCTGGTGACCCTTGGCAGCCAGGCCCTGGCGGCCCTGCCGAAGCTGAAGCAGAAGGACACCTACAAGGTCGGTTTCGCCCAGACCGAGAGCAACAACCCCTGGCGCCTCGCGCAGACCAAGAGCATGCGCGACGAGGCGGCCAAGCGCGGCTGGCAGCTCGTCTATACCGACGCTGCCGGCTCAGCCGCCAAGCAGGTTGCCGACGTGCGCTCGATGATCGCCCAGCGGGTCGACGTGATCCTGCTGGCCCCCCGCGAGGAGAAGCCGCTGATTCCGGCGGTGATGGAAGCCAAGCGCGCCGGGATCCCGCTGTTCCTGATCGACCGCAACGTCGATGCCAACCTCGCCAAGGCCGGCGAGGACTATGTCGCCTTCATCGGTTCCGACTTCGTCAAGGAAGGCCAGCAGGCTGCCGAGATCCTGACCAAGGCCATGAACGGCGAGGCCAAGATCATCGAGCTTCAGGGTACGATCGGCTCGTCCCCGGCCAACGATCGGATGAAGGGCTTCGCCGACTACATCAAGGACCACCCGGGGATGCAGATCATCGCGTCCCAGTCCGGCGACTTCGCCCGCGACAAGGGCCGGCAGGTGTTCGAGACGCTCTACCAGGCGCACCCCGACGCGACCGCGCTGTATTCGCACAATGACGAGATGACCATGGGCGCCATCGCGGCCATGGAGGCCGCGGGCAAGGTGGCCGGCAAGGACCTGATCATCGCCTCGATCGATGGCACCAAGGATGCCACCCAGGCGCTCATGGACGGCAAGATCGAGGTCGTGGTCGAGTGCAACCCGAACTTCGGGCCCAAGGCATTCGAATCGATCGAGAAGTACGGGAAGGGCGAGGAGATCCCAACCTGGGTGGTGAACGTCGACCGCGTGTTCACCCAGGAGAACGCCGCCGAGTACCTGCCCGAGGCGTATTGA
- a CDS encoding GMC family oxidoreductase yields MTDYIIVGAGSAGCVLANRLSADPAIKVVVLEAGGPDRSPFIHMPAGYRQLMMSGAVDWGYHTVPQKHCGNRTFFWPRGKVLGGSSSINGMVYIRGHASDFDVWAQKGNPGWSYADVLPYFKRAESWELGEDEFHGGSGPLRTSRVKTFHPLAQAFFEAGQQAGYPRIPDVNVAEPEGFGPLDSTIADGRRSSTAYCYLRPAMKRPNLTVITRAHAARVIVEGGRATGVEYIQDGQTRVLRAEREVILSGGAINSPQLLQLSGIGDAEHLRSIGIKVVHDLKGVGQNLSDHVAAEIQQVCRQPISLLREMQPLNMAKSLLQYAMFRTGPVAHPGIQAVGFIRTRSEVVAPDVQIHFIMVMYGDHGRQLHRQHGYQPLVNVQRPASLGTVLIRSDDPLQAPAIDPNYLAEPEDVRVLRDGIKLTREILAQKAFDPYRGEELTPGPGVRTDAEIDTFLRHNCHTQYHPVGTCKMGPDPLAVVDQRLRVHGLDGLRVVDASIMPVMVSANTNAATIMIAEKGADMIQQDASGQRADAA; encoded by the coding sequence ATGACCGACTACATCATCGTGGGGGCCGGGTCCGCCGGCTGCGTGCTGGCGAACCGGCTTAGCGCAGACCCGGCAATCAAGGTCGTCGTGCTGGAGGCCGGTGGACCTGACCGAAGCCCGTTCATCCATATGCCGGCCGGCTATCGCCAGCTCATGATGTCGGGCGCGGTCGACTGGGGCTACCATACCGTGCCGCAGAAGCATTGCGGCAACCGAACCTTTTTCTGGCCGCGCGGCAAGGTGCTGGGCGGATCGAGTTCGATCAATGGCATGGTCTACATCCGGGGCCATGCCTCCGACTTCGACGTCTGGGCGCAGAAGGGAAATCCGGGCTGGTCCTATGCGGACGTGCTGCCCTACTTCAAGCGAGCCGAGTCGTGGGAGCTTGGCGAGGACGAGTTTCATGGGGGCAGCGGCCCCTTGAGGACATCACGGGTCAAGACGTTTCACCCCCTGGCCCAGGCCTTCTTCGAGGCGGGGCAACAGGCCGGGTATCCGCGCATCCCCGACGTGAACGTCGCCGAGCCCGAGGGCTTCGGCCCGCTGGACAGCACGATCGCCGACGGTCGCCGATCCAGCACGGCCTATTGCTACCTTCGCCCAGCCATGAAGCGGCCGAACCTGACGGTGATCACCCGGGCCCATGCCGCCAGGGTCATCGTCGAGGGCGGGCGGGCGACCGGGGTCGAATACATCCAGGATGGCCAGACCCGGGTGCTGCGCGCCGAGCGCGAGGTGATCCTGTCCGGAGGCGCCATCAACTCGCCGCAACTCCTGCAGCTTTCCGGCATCGGCGATGCTGAGCACCTGCGCTCCATCGGTATCAAGGTGGTTCACGACCTCAAGGGGGTCGGCCAGAACCTGTCCGACCACGTCGCCGCCGAAATCCAGCAGGTCTGTCGACAGCCGATCTCGCTGCTGCGCGAGATGCAGCCGCTCAACATGGCAAAGTCGCTGCTCCAGTATGCCATGTTCAGGACCGGCCCGGTGGCGCATCCGGGCATCCAGGCGGTAGGCTTCATCAGGACCCGGTCGGAAGTCGTGGCGCCGGATGTGCAGATCCACTTCATCATGGTCATGTATGGGGACCATGGCCGGCAGTTGCACAGGCAGCACGGCTACCAACCGCTGGTCAACGTCCAGCGCCCGGCCAGCCTCGGCACGGTCCTGATCCGCTCTGACGATCCGCTGCAGGCGCCGGCGATCGACCCGAACTACCTGGCCGAGCCTGAGGACGTGCGGGTCCTGCGGGACGGGATCAAGCTCACCCGCGAGATCCTGGCCCAGAAGGCATTCGATCCCTACCGAGGCGAGGAACTGACCCCCGGTCCGGGCGTGCGTACCGACGCGGAGATCGACACCTTCCTCCGCCACAACTGCCATACACAGTACCACCCGGTCGGCACCTGCAAGATGGGCCCGGACCCGCTGGCGGTGGTGGATCAGCGTCTCAGGGTGCACGGGCTTGATGGCCTCAGGGTCGTGGATGCGTCCATCATGCCCGTCATGGTCAGCGCCAACACCAATGCCGCCACGATCATGATCGCGGAGAAGGGGGCGGACATGATCCAGCAGGATGCCTCCGGGCAGCGCGCCGACGCGGCTTAA
- a CDS encoding dihydrodipicolinate synthase family protein, which translates to MTCAANEEDKHMAKFPHYQPAGVIPATLLAFFDDYSIDFPSSRKHLHDVAAVDGVSAITVNGHASEVHACSFDEQRAILEASLDEVGDRLPLISGIYADGSFEAARIARMADQAGASALLVFPPNTLGMGGHLRPEMALAHFKAIADATDLPLICFQYPEKSNIHYPFDTLLRLVDEVPSIRAIKDWCNDPAQHEVHIRTLQSLPRPVNVLSTHSAWLMASLALGCNGFLSGAGSVIADLQVAMWRAVQASDLAAARAVNDRMQPMTRAFYAPPFLDMHNRMKEALVLLGRLPRAVVRPPLVKLPPAEIERLRQAIRLAGLDREDARHDQAA; encoded by the coding sequence ATGACCTGCGCCGCCAATGAGGAAGACAAACACATGGCCAAGTTTCCGCACTATCAGCCCGCGGGCGTCATTCCCGCCACGCTGCTCGCCTTCTTCGACGACTACTCGATCGACTTTCCGTCGAGCCGCAAGCACCTGCATGACGTGGCCGCGGTGGATGGGGTCTCGGCGATCACCGTAAATGGCCACGCTTCGGAGGTGCACGCCTGCAGCTTCGACGAGCAGCGCGCCATCCTGGAGGCTTCCCTCGACGAGGTAGGCGACCGCCTGCCGCTGATCTCCGGCATCTATGCCGACGGCAGCTTTGAAGCGGCGCGGATCGCGCGGATGGCGGACCAGGCCGGCGCCTCGGCGCTCCTGGTGTTCCCTCCCAATACCCTTGGCATGGGCGGCCACCTGCGGCCGGAAATGGCGTTGGCGCACTTCAAGGCGATCGCCGATGCGACCGACCTGCCGCTGATCTGCTTCCAGTACCCTGAAAAGAGCAACATCCACTACCCGTTCGATACCTTGCTGCGGCTCGTGGACGAGGTGCCTTCCATCCGGGCGATCAAGGACTGGTGCAATGATCCGGCTCAGCATGAGGTGCATATCCGCACCCTTCAGTCGCTGCCCCGCCCGGTGAACGTGCTCTCGACCCACAGCGCCTGGCTGATGGCTTCGCTGGCTTTGGGGTGCAATGGCTTCCTGTCGGGCGCTGGCAGCGTGATCGCAGACCTACAGGTCGCCATGTGGCGCGCCGTGCAGGCGAGCGATCTGGCGGCCGCAAGGGCGGTCAACGACCGGATGCAGCCGATGACGCGCGCCTTCTATGCGCCGCCCTTCCTCGACATGCACAACCGCATGAAGGAGGCGCTGGTGCTGCTTGGGCGCCTGCCGCGCGCGGTGGTGCGGCCCCCCCTGGTGAAGCTGCCGCCAGCCGAGATCGAGCGTCTCCGGCAGGCGATCCGCCTGGCTGGGCTTGATCGGGAGGATGCGCGGCACGACCAGGCCGCTTGA
- a CDS encoding SDR family NAD(P)-dependent oxidoreductase, with amino-acid sequence MTIGSDRVATPHPLRGRAAIVTGGGAGIGRAIALRMAAAGCAVGLIDVQEEALARVAGEIGAADRQVCQAVADVADEEQSRQAVDRLRRDLGRLDILVNCAGILRLGRLEEISMADWRDTFRVNVDGLFHVSRAAIPHLRAQGSGRIVNISSWLGKSGKAYYGAYCASKAAIISLTETMALELAGDRITVNAVCPGIIMRTGMRDRAEVELQQLGLPSAEARMAGIPLGRLGQPEDVAEIATFLASDAAAYMTGHTVNVTGGLWLQ; translated from the coding sequence GTGACGATCGGCAGCGACCGCGTCGCGACCCCGCACCCCCTCCGAGGAAGAGCGGCGATTGTCACCGGCGGCGGCGCCGGTATCGGCCGGGCGATCGCGCTCCGGATGGCCGCTGCCGGATGTGCCGTGGGCCTGATCGACGTGCAGGAGGAGGCGCTGGCGAGAGTGGCAGGCGAGATCGGTGCAGCTGATCGCCAAGTTTGCCAGGCCGTCGCCGACGTCGCGGATGAGGAACAGTCCCGTCAGGCAGTGGACCGCCTCCGGCGCGACCTGGGCCGTCTCGACATCCTGGTCAACTGCGCTGGAATCCTGCGCCTCGGCCGCCTGGAGGAAATCAGCATGGCCGACTGGCGCGACACGTTCCGCGTCAATGTCGACGGCCTCTTCCATGTCAGCCGGGCCGCCATCCCACACCTGCGTGCCCAAGGCAGTGGCCGGATCGTCAATATCTCCTCCTGGCTCGGCAAGAGCGGCAAGGCCTATTACGGCGCCTATTGCGCTTCCAAGGCCGCGATCATCTCGCTGACCGAGACCATGGCGCTGGAACTGGCTGGCGACCGCATCACCGTGAACGCTGTCTGCCCAGGCATCATCATGCGCACCGGCATGCGCGACCGGGCCGAGGTGGAGCTGCAGCAGTTGGGCCTGCCCAGCGCCGAGGCGCGCATGGCAGGCATTCCCTTGGGTCGGTTGGGCCAGCCCGAGGACGTTGCCGAGATTGCCACGTTCCTCGCCAGCGACGCCGCCGCGTACATGACCGGCCACACCGTGAACGTCACCGGCGGCCTTTGGCTGCAATGA
- a CDS encoding MaoC family dehydratase: protein MKEMHAQIGDSVRFAKTVGETDVYLFAGVTGDFSGNHVNEEFMKKSKYGRRIAHGALLVGFMSTASTLMIDRSQSQGISTTPVSLGYDRIRFLAPVFLGDTIEVVYTISEVDEERRRTRAKIEVRNQKDELVSVAEHLLKWVPDETGAAA from the coding sequence ATGAAGGAAATGCACGCGCAGATCGGCGACAGCGTCCGGTTTGCCAAGACCGTCGGCGAGACCGATGTCTACCTGTTCGCGGGCGTGACCGGGGACTTCTCGGGCAATCACGTCAACGAGGAGTTCATGAAGAAGTCCAAGTATGGTCGGCGGATCGCTCATGGGGCGCTCCTGGTCGGCTTCATGTCGACAGCCTCCACCCTCATGATCGACCGCAGCCAGTCGCAAGGCATCAGCACGACCCCCGTTTCCCTTGGCTATGACCGCATCCGCTTCCTGGCGCCCGTCTTCCTGGGTGACACGATCGAGGTGGTCTACACGATCAGCGAGGTTGACGAGGAGCGGCGCCGCACCCGGGCCAAGATCGAGGTCCGCAACCAGAAGGACGAACTGGTTTCGGTCGCGGAACACCTGCTCAAGTGGGTTCCGGACGAGACCGGAGCGGCAGCGTGA
- a CDS encoding CaiB/BaiF CoA transferase family protein, translated as MDHLKDLRIVSFNHFLMGPVGVQFLADLGADVIAVEPVDGAFQRKWGGVGGRRADGHTMLQLTGNRNKRSVALNLKSPEGIAIARRLVAQADVVAENYRPGVLAKLGLGYDDVRKIKPDIIYATASGFGADGPYVNRPGQDLIIQAMSGLAAITGTRDEGPRAVGVSAVDHHGAALFAAGILGALLRRERTGLGGRVDVSLLAAALDLQMESLVCFLNGDRQDDIRQPGQIAGWYFGAPYGVYATRDGFIALSLGSLEALADALELPDDERVPEAQAFERREDVAAAVGRTLKNRTTAEWIDRFSERGIWHSPVNDYTAVATDPQVVHNKSFVTVPGSSGAPVTLVSHPVRYDGKAPEVRLPPQELGAQTAEVLAEIGYDLHEIASLFEDGIVAGKRREMAPQ; from the coding sequence GTGGATCATCTGAAGGATCTTCGGATCGTCAGCTTCAACCACTTCCTGATGGGGCCGGTGGGCGTTCAGTTCCTGGCCGACCTCGGTGCCGACGTGATCGCGGTGGAGCCGGTGGACGGTGCGTTCCAGCGCAAGTGGGGCGGGGTCGGCGGGCGGCGGGCCGATGGCCACACGATGCTCCAGCTCACGGGCAACCGGAACAAGCGCAGCGTCGCCTTGAACCTGAAGAGCCCCGAGGGCATCGCGATCGCGCGCAGGCTGGTTGCGCAGGCCGATGTCGTAGCCGAGAACTACCGCCCCGGCGTGCTGGCCAAGCTCGGGCTGGGCTATGACGACGTCCGCAAGATCAAGCCGGACATCATCTATGCTACCGCCTCGGGCTTTGGCGCCGATGGTCCGTACGTGAACCGCCCCGGTCAGGACCTCATCATCCAGGCGATGTCCGGGCTTGCCGCGATCACGGGGACGCGCGACGAGGGGCCGCGCGCGGTCGGGGTATCGGCGGTCGACCATCATGGCGCCGCGCTGTTCGCGGCAGGCATCCTGGGAGCCTTGCTGCGTCGCGAGCGGACCGGCCTGGGCGGGCGGGTAGATGTCAGCCTGCTGGCGGCGGCGCTCGACCTGCAGATGGAATCGCTGGTCTGCTTCCTGAACGGCGATCGCCAGGACGACATCCGCCAGCCGGGCCAGATCGCAGGCTGGTATTTCGGGGCGCCCTATGGCGTCTATGCGACGCGCGACGGCTTCATCGCCCTCTCGCTGGGATCGCTGGAGGCGCTGGCCGATGCCCTGGAGCTTCCAGATGATGAGCGCGTCCCGGAAGCTCAGGCGTTCGAGCGGCGCGAGGACGTGGCGGCTGCCGTCGGCCGGACGCTGAAGAACCGGACAACGGCGGAGTGGATCGACCGCTTCAGCGAGCGCGGCATCTGGCACTCGCCGGTGAACGACTACACGGCGGTCGCGACGGATCCGCAGGTCGTCCACAACAAGAGCTTCGTGACGGTGCCCGGCAGTTCAGGTGCGCCGGTGACCCTGGTGAGCCATCCGGTCCGCTACGACGGCAAGGCTCCCGAGGTGCGCCTGCCGCCGCAGGAGCTGGGGGCGCAGACGGCCGAGGTCCTGGCGGAGATCGGCTACGATCTGCACGAGATCGCCAGTCTGTTCGAAGACGGCATCGTCGCCGGCAAGCGCCGGGAAATGGCGCCGCAATGA
- a CDS encoding CaiB/BaiF CoA transferase family protein, with product MLECMRVVSFCHYLQGPAASQYLADMGADVIKVEALRGAYERHWSGGNVYVEDVSGFFLCANRNKRVVALDLKSPAGLEAALRLVDRADAVIENFRPGVLDRLGLGYAVLRERRPDIIFASASGFGSSGPLRDKPGQDLLVQARTGLVAASGGGGTATGAAICDQHGGALLAMAVLGAYVRRLKTGKGTHVESSLFAAGIDLQGEAIVNFLTAQASSARFERDPHLATWFHPAPYGIYRTFEGRHLAISLNSPSKFAEALGDDQLRALVDIDTYRERDRYAQATAQALQKHRFEEVAAMLDAAEIWWAPVQDYQDLAQDPQARHLGIFAEVEVRGGKAVLVSHPIRYDGEIPKIRHLPLDIGQHTGEVLQELGYSPDEIADMARQGAIVGPGLVVGEAA from the coding sequence ATGCTTGAATGCATGCGCGTCGTCAGTTTCTGCCACTACTTGCAAGGACCGGCGGCCAGCCAGTACCTGGCCGACATGGGGGCGGACGTCATCAAGGTGGAGGCCCTGCGAGGCGCGTATGAGCGCCATTGGTCCGGCGGCAATGTCTATGTGGAAGATGTCAGCGGGTTCTTTCTCTGCGCCAACAGGAACAAGCGGGTCGTTGCCCTCGACCTGAAGTCACCGGCAGGCCTGGAGGCTGCCCTGCGTCTTGTTGATCGTGCCGATGCCGTCATCGAGAACTTCCGCCCCGGCGTGCTCGACCGGCTGGGGCTAGGGTATGCGGTGCTCCGGGAGCGCCGGCCCGACATCATTTTTGCCTCCGCATCCGGCTTTGGGTCGTCCGGCCCACTCCGGGACAAGCCGGGGCAGGACCTTCTCGTGCAGGCAAGGACAGGGCTGGTCGCTGCATCCGGCGGCGGCGGCACCGCGACCGGTGCTGCGATTTGCGATCAGCACGGCGGCGCCCTCCTCGCCATGGCTGTCCTAGGGGCCTATGTGCGTCGCCTGAAGACCGGCAAGGGCACCCATGTCGAGAGCAGCCTGTTCGCCGCAGGCATCGACCTCCAGGGCGAAGCGATCGTCAATTTTCTTACCGCTCAAGCCAGTTCTGCGCGCTTTGAGCGTGATCCCCATCTCGCGACATGGTTCCATCCTGCTCCTTACGGCATCTACAGGACATTCGAAGGGCGCCATCTGGCGATATCGTTGAACAGTCCTTCCAAGTTCGCTGAGGCGTTGGGGGACGACCAACTGCGTGCCCTCGTGGATATCGACACGTACCGGGAGCGCGACCGCTATGCCCAGGCTACCGCCCAGGCACTGCAGAAGCACCGCTTCGAGGAAGTCGCAGCCATGCTGGATGCCGCGGAGATCTGGTGGGCGCCGGTGCAGGATTATCAGGATCTCGCTCAGGATCCGCAGGCAAGGCATCTGGGCATCTTCGCCGAAGTGGAGGTGCGCGGCGGCAAGGCCGTCCTGGTCAGCCATCCGATCCGGTACGACGGAGAGATCCCGAAGATCCGGCACCTGCCCTTGGATATCGGCCAGCACACCGGGGAAGTACTGCAGGAACTGGGATACAGCCCCGACGAGATCGCCGACATGGCGCGTCAGGGAGCGATTGTTGGACCTGGTCTGGTCGTAGGCGAGGCCGCCTGA
- a CDS encoding MATE family efflux transporter, translated as MAVHRDPGTIGLAAVRREAWRLAVPLIAANLSVPLLGMVDTAVVGHLPRAADLTAAALAAFLVSVVWFLFGFLRMGTTALAAQAVGAGDPVMLQATAVRALVTSLAIGGALLFITWPLQILGHLLFQPDAEVAAGFDSFLAIRLLGAPAALGQFALTGWLLGRQDGRGPLVVALCANVLNGLLDVWFVFGMGLGLHAVAAATSISEYAGLAVAACLAARHGLPGRAAVAAALRDRPALARLFRVNRDLFLRSCFLEASFIVFAVAAARLGETFVAANAILLTFFTASAWLLDGLAQACETMVGRATGARSATGMHLAIRASFEHGAVVALLLTLLFALAGDWLIDLMTHHPAVRELARAHLPFIVALPLVSVWAFVLDGIFFGTGRADVLRNAMALILALFVLTALVLVPLLGSTGLWLAFLLFLAGRGLVLALSFRWIGGSRTLAGSLLAG; from the coding sequence ATGGCGGTCCATCGGGACCCGGGGACGATCGGCCTGGCTGCGGTGCGCAGGGAGGCGTGGCGGCTGGCAGTGCCGCTGATCGCGGCCAATCTGTCGGTCCCGCTGCTCGGCATGGTGGACACGGCGGTGGTGGGGCATCTGCCGCGCGCTGCCGATCTCACCGCCGCAGCCCTTGCCGCATTCCTGGTCTCGGTAGTTTGGTTCCTGTTCGGCTTCCTGAGGATGGGCACCACCGCCCTCGCCGCCCAGGCGGTGGGAGCGGGCGATCCGGTGATGCTGCAGGCTACCGCGGTGCGGGCGCTGGTCACGTCGCTGGCAATCGGCGGCGCGCTCCTGTTCATAACCTGGCCCCTGCAGATCCTCGGCCATCTGCTCTTCCAGCCTGATGCGGAGGTGGCCGCCGGGTTCGACAGCTTCCTGGCAATCCGCCTCCTGGGCGCCCCGGCCGCGCTCGGGCAGTTTGCCCTGACCGGCTGGCTGCTCGGCCGCCAGGACGGGAGAGGTCCCCTGGTGGTGGCCCTCTGTGCCAACGTCCTGAACGGACTGCTCGATGTCTGGTTCGTGTTCGGGATGGGCCTGGGGCTGCACGCGGTCGCGGCTGCGACCTCCATCTCCGAATATGCCGGACTGGCCGTCGCAGCGTGCCTGGCGGCGCGCCATGGACTGCCGGGCCGGGCGGCTGTCGCCGCTGCCTTGCGTGACCGTCCGGCGTTGGCTCGGCTCTTCCGTGTGAACCGCGACCTGTTCCTGCGCTCCTGCTTCCTGGAAGCCTCCTTCATCGTGTTTGCCGTGGCGGCAGCGCGGCTGGGCGAGACCTTCGTCGCCGCCAACGCCATCCTGCTGACCTTCTTCACGGCATCAGCCTGGCTCCTGGATGGCCTCGCCCAGGCCTGCGAGACGATGGTCGGCAGGGCTACCGGAGCCCGTTCGGCGACAGGCATGCATCTGGCGATCCGGGCGTCATTCGAGCATGGCGCTGTGGTCGCATTGCTGTTGACCCTTCTGTTCGCGCTGGCGGGCGACTGGCTCATCGATCTGATGACCCATCATCCAGCAGTGCGGGAACTGGCCAGGGCCCATCTGCCGTTCATCGTTGCCCTGCCGCTGGTATCGGTCTGGGCTTTCGTTCTGGACGGCATCTTCTTCGGCACCGGCCGTGCCGATGTCCTGCGCAACGCGATGGCCCTCATCCTCGCCCTGTTCGTGTTGACAGCGCTGGTGCTCGTGCCGCTGCTCGGCAGCACCGGGCTGTGGCTGGCGTTCCTCCTGTTCCTGGCAGGTCGTGGGCTGGTGCTTGCCCTGTCGTTCCGGTGGATCGGCGGCAGCAGGACACTGGCAGGCTCGCTGTTGGCGGGGTAG